ATTGAACTCAACCGGCAGCCTTCGCGACGCGATCTCCTCTGGTTCGGGGTTATCCTCCTCGTGTTCTTCGGAGTGATTGGCGCAGTGGCACGCTTCCGGTTCGATGCCCCGACTGCGGGAGCGGCGATGTGGTATGCGGGAGGCGTGGTCACGGCGGGTTATTTCGCGGTAGACAGGCTCCGAGTCCCAATCTACCTGGGGTGGATGAGGCTCTTCTTCCCGCTGGGGTGGACGATCTCTCACCTCGTGTTGGTCGTGCTATACTTCGCGATTATGATGCCAATCGGGCTTCTGATGCGAATCGGGAGGTATGATCCGCTTTGTCGGCGGAAGGACCCCGATGCCCCTTCATTCTGGCAGAAGCGGAAAGTGGCCGGAGATTCCTCCCGGTACCTGCGACAGTTCTGACAAGGTGCGAGCGTGACCGAAATGAAGCCCGACCAAAGCGCAAAGGCTCGCCGGTTCGCCGAACAGGCCGGTGGAAAGCCCCGGGGAATGCTGAGTGAGTTCTGGGGCCTGCTTCGGGAGAACAAGAAGTGGTGGCTGACACCCATCATTCTGGCGGCGGTTCTTCTGGGCGGGTTCATGATTCTGATGGCCACGCCGCTGTCCCCGCTGATCTACACGCTGTTCTAGGAGAAGTCCGACGGGCACCCTCCGCAAAGGTGATCCGGTGCCCTCTTTCAACGACGCCCCCCGAACCCGATCACTCTTTCTCCCCAGCGATCCCTGATTCCGTCCACCGCCTGAAGCAGGGATTCCCTCTCCTGAGCGTTTTCAAACAGCTCCTCCTGTCTTCCCGAAGAACCCTCCTCCAGTCCGGACACCGACACCCCGAGCAGACGCACCGGAAGGGAACCGGCGGAGTCCCAGAGGTTGTGGGCAATGCCGGAGATCTTACGGCCGTCATCCGTGGGAAAGTCCAGCGTGCGATTGCGGGTGATGGTCTTGAAATCCGGGAAGCGAATCTTCAGTGTGATCGTTCTTCCCGATCTGCCCTTCTTGCGAAGTCTGCGTGACACCTTTTCCGACAGAGACCTGAGAACTCCGCGCACCTCCGCAGGATCCGCCATGTCTTCCGCCGGGGTCACCTCGTGTCCCATCGATTTCTCCGGGACCTGCTCGAAATAGGGGACGACTTCCGCTTCCAGTTCCCCGCGTGCCGAGCGACCCAGCCACAGACCCGCTTCTCCCAGGCGATCCGCCAGCAATGAGGGATCTGCTGCCGCCAGGTCCTTCACCCGCACGATGCCCATTCTGTGAAGAGCGGCCTCTGTTTTCTCTCCGACTCCCCACAACTTCCCCACCGGCATTTCCCCCACGAGACTCCGAAAGCCGCTCCTCGTCAGCACCGTGACCCCGGCGGGTTTGTTGAGACCGGATGCGATCTTGGCGATCATTTTCCCCGGTCCCACTCCGACCGATGCCGTCACCCCGACTTCGGTGGCAATACATTCCTGGATCTTCCGGGCCGCTTCCCGGAGATCCGGCCATCGACGCTCCAGTCCGTTGAAATCCAGAAAGGCCTCATCGACCGATGCCGGTTCCACCCACGGAGTAAATCGATCCAGAATCTTCAGTACCGCCAGAGAAAAGTGGCGGTACTTCGCTCCATCCGTCGGCACCCTCACAAGCCCCGGACACAACCCCATGGCACGCCCCAGGGGCATCCCCGACCCCACACCGAAACCCCGTGCCCGGTAATTGGCCGTCGACACGACTCCCCGGCTTCCCGGTTCCCCTCCCACCGCCAGCGGGACTTTGGAAAGCGGAGGCCTCATTTTTTCTTCGACCGACGCAAAGAACGCATCCATATCCACATGAGCAATCCGAAGCCGGAGGATTTCCTCTTCCCGGGGAGAAAGGGGCGTCATCCTTCGAGATAGATGTTCATGAGTTTCCACCGGCTGGTTCTTGGCTCATAGCTGATCTCGTAGTAGTCCTGTGTGCCCACCCCGAGAGAAAAGAAATGCACGCGATCCTCTCCCACCCGTTTGATCCAGGTGCCGGCCACCTCGGCGACCGTAAAGTCGCGGTTTCTCCACCGGAAGCGCATGGGGCGAATCCCCCCTTCACCAAACCGGACCAGGGCGACAATGGGTTCCTCGATTCTTTCGATGGCCATCTTTGTTTTCTCCCTCGCTCTGTCGGACCCACCCCACACTACCAGACACCTGTCTGGTAGTCCACCCCTCTGCGTCTGCTATTTGTGGTCCGATGAGTGTCCCGGATCGGGGACATTCTTTCGCAAGCGGCGTCCCGGATCGGGGACACCGCCTCCCGAGATGGCGTGGCGGGAGACCGGACGAGAATCTGCAAGGGGTTGATTTTTCACCGATTAGGCGGTCTTTGCGCGGAGGGCACACAAATCGGCCCCATCCTTGCGTAGAAGTTGGGCAAGCGGGGGTGCCCTCTCCCAACGGTTGGCGCGCGGAGGTGTGTCGCCGACGACCGGGAGCGAACGGAACCCCCACGGTGATCCCGGCGGACAGCCTGCTCGGGGAATCGTTCAGGGGACGAGGAAATGGCCTCCTCGTCCCCTTATTTTATGCTCCCGAGAGAGGCACCTCCCTCTCCGGGGCCAGGCCGCTCCGCTGCGATGGCCACCGTCGCCCGCTATCTTCCGCACATTCCCGGACGGCATTCAAAACCCGCCCCGGCGCGTGTCCGATTCCAGCAAGCACAGGATCCCGTACCGGGGGCCGGATGAGTCGCTCTTACTCACCTGACGCGCATCGACCCCCTCACCCGCGCTCCCCGGGCCGGGCCTGATCGCTTCCCTTCACGCATTCAGACGATTCCCGCTCATTCGCTTTCGCGACGAAGGCAGGCGGGGCCTTGAGCCCCGTTGAGGATCGGCCGCGCTTTCGCGACGAAGGCAGGCGTCGTCACGGGAACCCGCAGCACCGGCGGGAGAGACGCCCCGAACCAAAAGGCCCGGGGCGCGTCGACTTTCCCTGCAGTTGTTCCGTCAGGAGGCCGTGGGTTCCGGCCGTGAGGCCTCCGAAGCTCCCACCATCCTCCGGTGCAGCTCTTTCCAGCAATCCCGGACGCGTGACCTCGTCCGGCGGCGGCGTACGATTCTCTTGCGGAATGAAGTTCCCCGAACGCGGGGTCCTCCCCTCATCAGGGCTTCCGCCTTCCTGTCCCTGGTGACCTCCCGGACCCGCGAGGGGACTGCGCACGGACGCCGGCAGTGCCATGGAAATCGGGCGCGGGGTGAGCGGCGGAGGCTGCTGACCCGATCCACGGCACCATAGAATGGGGACGACCGACGGTCAAGCACCGCATCTTGCGGTATGATCCCGCGACCGAAAAAGGGAGCGCGAATGCGTCCGGCGACGGCAAGAACACAAAGCGAATCCTCCGGGCGGATGGCGCTGTACGCGACGGCGCTCGGTACCGTGGTGCTTGCCGCGCTCTGGTTCGCGGGTAGGGCAGCCCATCCCGGGCCGCTCGGGTTCCGCCTCGACGACGCATGGATCCACATGGTGTACGGGCGCGGCCTTGCGACCGACGGCTTCCTCTCCTACAACCCCGGCATCCCGTCCACCGGTTGCACTTCGCCCGCATGGGCGGCCGTCCTGGCCCTCGTGCATCGGGCAGGATTCGCGCTGGAGGCACGCGTCGCGGCGGTGCTCCTGGCAGGCGCTTCGCTCCACCTTCTCGGCATCCGCGAGGCCTCGCTCCTGGCCGCCCGGATCTCCCCGGGCCGCTGGGCCGGCCCAACCGCGGGAGCGCTCACCGCGCTTTCGTCCGCCTATGCCGTCGCGGCGTTTTCGGGAATGGAAGTAATGCTCTGCGCGCTCCTGCTCCTCGCGACGGTCCGCGCGGTCCTGGAGAATCGTTTCCTGCGCGCGGGCATCCTCGCGGCACTCGCCGGTCTCGCACGACCGGAGTCCGCAGCGGTCCTGGCCGTCCTCCTCCTGCACGCGTCACTCCAGCGCGACGAATCCCGCGCGAAGAACCTCGCCCGCCTCGCACTCCCGCCGCTGATCGCCGGAGCCGCGCTCATGGCGTGGAACCTCCGCGTGGACGGCACCGCCCTCCCCGCGACCTACCACGCCAAGGCCTCCGCGCTCCTCGCCGAACTCCCGGGGCGCACGCTCCGGGGTTTCCGCGATATTGTGATCGGTACGCTCCCCTTTGCCGGCGGCATCGGGTGGTTGGCTCTCGTCGGGGTCGCGCTCCCCCGCCGCAACGGCGGCCCATCCCGAACGGATGCCGCGCTTCCCCTGGCCGCGGGCGTCGCCTTCCTTCTGGCCAATCTCGCACTCATCGACCCGGTCGATCCCGCTGCCTTCTACCATCGCCGCTACCTGCTCCCCGCCGTTCCACTCCTGCTGACAGGCGTGGCGATCGGTGCGGACGCACTCGGGAGACGCATCCGCAAACCTCAAGCGCCGCTCGCGGTTCTGGTCGCCCTGGCCGCCCTTGGCTCGGTCACCACTCTCCGAACCGAAAGCCTCCACCTGCACCACGACACCCGCAACATCCACGAGGTGCAGCGCTCGCTGGGTGAGTGGCTCCACCGTCACATCCCCGACGGCCGATGGGTCGCCGCCTCGGATGCGGGCGCGATTCGCTACTTCTCCGAACGGCCCACCGTCGACCTTCTCGGACTCAACACCCCGGGCATTCTCCGCGAAGGGGAATCCTTCGTCCGTGAGCATCCGGTTGCGGCGGTCGCGTGGATGCCCGCCTGGTTTCGCCCGATGGAGGCTCCCGGCATGGAAGTCCTCTTCGCCGCGGAAACAGCCGGTTACACGGTGACCTCGAACCCGAAGATGGGGCGGCAGTGGATCACCGGCGTCCCCGGAGATGCGGGGGATTCGCCCACGCGGCTTCGCTTTTCAGGATACCGGTCATTCGAAGTGGACTGCCTGCCATGGACGGAAGGAGCCGCGTCTCCCTGACGCAGCCCACTCCCACGCCACCCTTCCCGCGACCTCTTCGGGAGGCTATGCTCCGCGTCGGAGGTGCACCCTGGAAGACCATGGCAAGCTCGACCCGGCACGAGCCATCGCGAAGCGCCTGTCAGGGGCCGGCCACCGGGCGTTGATCGCGGGGGGAGCCGTGCGCGACCTTCTCCTCGGCAGGCCGCCGCACGATGTGGATATCGCCACCTCGGCCCGCCCGGAGGAAGTCTCCGCGCTCTTCCCGGACTCCCGGGAAGTCGGCGCCGCATTCGGGGTGGTGCTGGTGACGCACCGGGGCGAGTGCGTGGAAGTGGCCACCTTCCGCAGCGAAGGACCCTACCTCGACGGGCGACACCCCAGTTCCGTGCATTTCACCGACGAGCGCGAAGATGCCCTCCGCAGGGACTTCACCGTGAACGGCCTTTTCCTGGACCCGGAGACGGACGAGGTGCTCGATTTCGTCGGCGGAAGGGAGGATCTCGAAGCCGGAATGCTGCGTGCCATCGGCGACCCCGCCACGCGCTTTCGCGAAGACCACCTCCGTATGCTCCGCGCGATTCGCTTCGCGGCGCAACTCGGCTTTGCGATCGACCCGGAAACCCGCGCGGCCATCCGGGACATGGCGCCCCGGTCAGAACGCGTCGCCCCCGAGCGAACGCGCGACGAACTTACGCGCATGCTCGTCGGCCCCGCCCCCGGGAAGGCTCTGCGCCTTCTCCACGAGACCGGGCTTCTCCGCGTGCTCCTGCCCGAAGTCGCCGCGATGGACGGCGTGGAGCAACCGCCGGAGTTCCACCCGGAGGGCGATGTCCTCACGCACACGCTCCTCTTGTTCGAGCACATGGACTCGCCGTCGGTGGAACTGGCCTTCGCCGCGCTCTTTCACGATATCGGCAAGCCGCCGACCATGCAGCACGGGCCTGATCGGATTCGCTTCCCGCGACATGCCCGCGTCGGGTCGCAGATGACCGATGCCCTGTGCCGCCGCCTCCGCTTCTCCAATGCCTCGCGGGAGACGATCGTGGACCTGGTCGACCAGCACATGAAGTTCGCCGATGTTCGGAAGATGCGGGAGTCCACGCTCAAGCGCTTCCTCCGGACCCCGGGATTCAGGGACCACCTGGAGCTCCACCGCGTGGACTGCCTCTCCAGCCACCGGGACATGGACCACTGGGAGTACATTCGCGATCGACTTGCCGAACTGCCGGTGGAGGATCTTCGGCCCGCTCCGCTTGTGACCGGAAACGACCTCATGGATCTGGGGTACGACCCGGGACCGGATCTCGGGGCGGAACTTCGGAAACTGGAGGACCTCCAACTGGAGGGGAAGATCCGGACGCGCGAAGACGCACTGGAACGCGCCCGAAAGGACCTCGGGGGCGGCGACTGACCGCTCCGTGTGGTCGATAGCCGCTGGGGGCCGAACTACCGCCGCCGCGCCGAAGCCTTCAACGCGTACATGCCCGCCTCGGTTTTCTTGAACCGGCCATCGCGCGTGAGCGTGACGGCCACCGTGGACAGCAGGTTCTGGCTCCGCGTGCGGTAGAGATCCCGCTCCACAAGTTGCCGCGAGAGTTCCTTGTAGTGCATGGGTTTGGTGCGGCGCTCCATCACCTTGACGATGGCGTCGCCCAGCGTGATGTCGTTCAGCCGTCGGGCGTTCGACTTCCGCGCTTTCGACAGCGGGCCGCGACCGTCCTTCGCCTTGTCCAGCTGACGCTCCAGCTTCTTCAGTTCGAACTTCAGGTCACGCTGCTGAATCAGAAGGGCGTTGAGCCGTTTCTCCTCGGCGGCGCGGCGCTTCGCAACCAGTCGCTGGAGCACCTTGAAGTCCGCATTCTCAATAATCTCCGCAAGCTTCTTGTCGTTCATCAATCCTCTCCGAGATGCATGGGGCACTGTCCCGAACCAGACTTCGGGGCCCGGGGGTCATTGGCAATAGTGCTTACAACTCCATTACGCCAGTCCACACTCTATGTGAACACACTCCCGCCAGAATGCAAGGGGCCACACCCATTTCTGTACAGGGCACATTCCGGCCACTTCCCGGCAGGATGAGAGAGGTTACGCGAATCTTTCTATTCGTGCCACCAGGAATCCGGAGGCCCGAGACGCGCTCGCCGGAGAGCGCCCGGAAGGCCGGAGCGCAAGGAGTGCCCCCCCTCCGGAGCACACGCAACCGCGCCCGGAAGGCCGAAGTCAGCGGTCCTGAATGCCGCTTGCGGGAGCCTGTTGAAGCGCGTCGCGGGCGGCCGTCAGTTCCGGATCCAGCGCGAGGGCCGCGCGGAAGGCGGCCCGGGCGACCGGTTCATCACCCGCGGAGCGCGCCACCAGCCCCCGGCGATATCGGAGAGAGGCATCGTCGGGCCGCCGGGCGAGGGCCGCGTCCAGGAGTTTCGCCGCCTGCGGGAGGACCCCCGCGCGAAAAGCCGCGTGTGCCTCCGCCGCCCACGACCGGACCGCCGCCCCCTCCAGAGAGGTCTCAGCCCGCTCAGCGCGCCACCCCCCCCGGTCCGCCACGCCCGATGCCGCCACCAGAAGTGCCGCCACGCCAAGCGCCACCCACCGGCCACGGGGAGCGGAGGCGGAGTCGTCGGGAATCGGGAGACCCGGGAGCCGCCCGGGGAATCCACGCGCCAGGAGAAGCGCCAGGAGAAGCGCCGCCACCACGGAGATTCCGGCACCCCACGGAAGCGTTCGCGGGAGGTGCCGGACGGAGACCCCCCCCCCGCTCTCCGGCGCGGGAAACGCCAGAAAGAGTCCATCCGCGCGGAACGCCGGAACCGGATCGCCAGCGGCGTCTTCCACGCGCCAACCCGGATCCCACGACTCGGCGAGCACGACCATCCCACCACTTCCCGCCGGCACTTCCACCTCCCACCGACCCGGGCCCGTCTCTCGCGCGGCAAGCGGGCGATCCGTTCCTTTTCCGGCGGACTCCGGGGGCAGGCCGGGTGGCGGTGCCTCCAGAAGGACCGCCGTGCGCGGGTCGTGATCCGCCGACCGCACGCGCTGCAGCACATCCTCGCGCGACCGCGTTGTCCAGGAGGTCGCCAGCCGGACGCGGGGCAGCGGATCCCGATTGCGCGACACCCAAAGCCCCCCCGGCGTCTCTACCGGTTCCCACCCCTCCCCCGCGATCGGCGACCCGCTGGAGATCACCGCATCGAGCGCGAGAAGGTCCGCCTGCGCTTCGCTGAGGTCGGGCCGGGGCGTGGCGCCCGGCGCAGTGGGCGTTCCCATCCACTCCAGCCACTGCCGGGGGATGAGCGAAGTGAAGCCCTCGCCGGAGTCCACGCCATAGAGCAGTTGCGAGTTCGGCGGAAGGCCCCATGCGCCCGTCGCGTATTCGCTCTCGTGCCCGTCCCATCCCGGCGTGAAGAGATCCGCGCGCGGCATCCCGGCGGCGCGCTCCCAGTACTCCGCCACCCCTTGACGGAACACGCGCGGACGGGGCGCGGTCCGGGGAAGCGCCGACACCACGGGCGGCGCGGCGCGGATTGCGGCCGGGTCGATCACGGGATTGAACGAACCCCCCCAGGCGAACAGATCCACCAGCAGCACTCCCGCGGGAAGCCACCCGGCCCACGCGCTCGGCCGCTTCCGCAGAGCCAGCGGCACCAGAGATGCCAGTGCAAGCCCCACGAAACCGACCATTCGCATGGCGGAGTGATCGGCCGCCACGGCGATTTCCGCGACACGCCCGGCCCACTGTCGACCTGTCGCGAGAAGCGCGGAGTCCGGGGCGCGAGCGGGGGCACCTTCGACCCAGGCGAATCCGGCCAGCGCCACCACAATCAGTGCCCCGACCCCCAGCGCGCGCCGCCGCCGCGCGGGGGACGCCTCCCGAAGAAGTGCGTCCAGACCCAGTCCCGCCAGCACCGCCAGACAGAGAGTGAACGGCAGGGCGAACCTCCCGGGGAGTCGCGTCGAGCGGAAGAGGGGCAGATACGACAGGAGATCGTAGGCGGGCGTGAACTTCCCCAGCATCAGCACGAACGACGCGGCCAGCCCCCCCGCGAACAGCCCCGCCAACCGTCCGCGCACCAGGACGAGCGCCGCCCCGGCCAGCGCAAGCGTCCCAATCCCCGCATAGGCGGCCGTTTCCGCAAAGTGACTCCAGTCCCGCCCCGCGAAGAAGGTGCCGTCCACCGGTGTGCCGCCTGCATCCGGGTTCACCAGCCCCGCGATGCTCCACGGCGGGAACGACCCAAAGGTGAGGAACGCCCGATCCACCCCGTCCCCGCGTGCGGTCTGCGGCAGAAAGTCCGCCGTCGGCAGCACCTGCACCGCGGCGACCGCCGCGCCCAGACAGACCGCCCCCGTCAGAACCGCGCCCCCCCCGAGAAGCGGCGCAAGCGCCCCCCGGGACACCACCAGCAGGGCAAGCCCCAGAAGAAGGAGCGTCTGGAGCGTCGCGTACGGATGCGCGCCCAGGAGCAGGCACGCCACGGCCCCCGCCAGAAGTGCGGCCGAACGCCCGTTCCCCCGCCACGCATCCAACGCGAAGCGGAGCGCCCACGGCATCCAGGCCGCCCCGGTCAGCAGGTTGAAGTGAACGACATGCGTCACAAGGAAGCCCGAGAACTGAAACGCGACCCCCGCCACGGCCGCCCCGGCACGCCCCGCACCGAGTCGCCGCAGAAGGAGATAGACCCCCAGACCGGCGAACGCAAAGTGCAGCACGACACTCCACCCGAAAGCGACCGTCGCGGGCAGCGTGCTGAACAGAAGGAAGGTCGGCGGGTAGAGCGGCCCGGTCTGCGTCTCCGCGAAGAGCGGAAAACCGCTCAGCATTCCCGGGCACCAGGTGGCGAAGTGCCCCTGCCCCAGTTGCGCAAACCACCACGCCCGGAAGGTCAGGTTCTGGAGCCAGGTGTCGTAGTGAAAGAACGCGCCCGCACCCGAAGACGCCTCCGGGAAGAACGCAACGGCAAGCCCCGCAAACGCCAGCGCCGCCACCGCTCCTTCCCGTCTCATGGCAGCCCCCTTCGCTTTCGGATTCCCCACTCCAGCCCGAGCAGGCCGACCAGCACCGCAAACAGCACCGGGCTTTCCCGGAACGGCAGCTCGCGAATGGTACGCTCCACGACCGGTGTCACATTCACCAGCGACGGAATCCGGCTCGCCTCCGTCAGCGGAATGAACGCGCCGCCGCTCGCGCGCGCGACCTCGCGCAGAAGTTCGGGGTCGGGCCCGGGATTCACAAGTTCCAGACGGAACGGCGTGACGGTCATTTCCGCTTCATCGGTCCCCAGCGTCACCTCACCAAGCCGCGCCCGACTCTCGATCACATAATCCCCCGGGGGAAGTCCGGTGGTCGACACATGGTAACGGCCGTTGCCCTGATCCACGAGGGCAACCTCCCGCGATCGAGAACCCGCCCCGCCCACCGGCCCGCGAATGGTAGAACGCACATCCGCACCGGCGACCGGGCGGAAATCGTCGTCGAACACGCGACCCTCCAGCACCACTTCTTCGGCCCCGTCGAACAGGTTCTTCGCGGGGCGCACGGACACCTGCCGGAGATCATCCCGGGCCACGAGCCACCTCACACCCCGCGACACGAGCCGCCGAAAGGAGTCTCCCGGTCGACCCAGCCCCCACGAAGCCAGATCCCACTTCCAGTACGGCGCTCCGCAGAGAAGAAGAACGCGGCCTCCCGCAGTTCGCCCCGCGACGATGAGCGGGAGCTCGCGGCGGGCGACCCCGTCCACCTCGCCGCGCACGAGAACGCGGCCACCCGGATGCACCGCGTCGAACACCGGCGCGGAGGCAATCGGCGGCAACCCGCTCCAGCGGCGTTCATTGCCTGCCGGGTCGGGAAGAAGCTGTGTCACGGGGTGCGTCGCCCCGGACGGGGTCAGCCTGGGGAAGATCTGCCCTTCCCACGCGCGAAGCCGCGGCCCCGTGTCCACCGGAAGCAACTCGACCAGCGCGGTACCCTTCAGGTCGAACGCTTCAGGCGGGCCGGCCAGCGCCAGCGCCCCCCCGCGTTCCTCCACAAACCGCCGGAGCATCCGGAACTCCCGGGCGGAGAGGTCGTCCCGGCGCACATCCGCCAGCACCACCAGGTCAAGCTGCGCCAGATCCCGGTCTTCGGCGGGAAATGCGGCCGCGTCTCCACCCCACACGCCCCCCAGTTCCCGCAGCGAGAGAATGATCGTGTCCACGGAAAGGGACACATCCGCCTCCAGTGCACGCTTCAGGAAAGTGGTGTCGAAGCCGGGACGCCCGGCCACCAGAAGGACGCGGATCTTCTCGGCAAGAACCCGGACGGCAAACGGATGCTCGTTATTCTCCGTGGAGATTTCGGCGGCCTGCTCCGGGGTCCACACTCGATACCGGTGCAACCCCTCCCGATGCGGCTCGTAGTGCAGTTTGACCTCCGTCAACGCGCCGCCCTCGGGAATGCCCACCCGCACCGAGTCCAGCACGACTTCGCCTTCCGACAGAAACACGACCATCTCCCGCGCTTCGCCACCGGTAGACCGAATCCTCGCGGAGATCGGAACGCGATTGTCCAGGTACGCCACCGGCGAAGCTGAAACCCCCGCGATCGACACATCCGCCACGCCGCCGCGGTCTCCGACCCCCACCGCGATCACCGGGACACCCAGCCGCGCAGCCTCTTCCACCGGGTCCGCCCCCGCGGTTCGCACGCCATCACTCACCAGCACCACCGCTGAGAGCGCGTGACGACGCGCTCCCGCCAGTTCCGCCAGCGCGTGCGCCGGGTCCGTCCGGTCAAGCGAAGGGGTGACGGCCGCCGGGAGATCGTCAGGGTCCGCCGGGACGACTTCTCCCCCGAAGCGCAGAAGCTCCACGCGCCCCATTCCGCGAAGGTCGCGAATCGGACCCGCCAGTGCTTCCGCCACACGATCGGCACGCGTGGGGGGGGGCGTCGGGGATGCCCCCTCCTCCTCCGCGCGCGGGAACGGAAGCGACATCGACGCCGACGCATCGAGAAGCACCACAATCCCGGGCGGAACCTCCCGGCGAGTCTCCCGGGAAAGCACGGGCGCCAGAAGCAGGAGGACAATCAGAACGAGTGACGCCGCCCGCAGGCTGCCGAGCAAGAGTGCCGTCGGTGGCGAAACCTCCGGCTCGGGACGCCGGTAAAGCCGGAACGCAAGAACCCCCAGCAACAGAGCCAGCCCCCCAAGTACAGGGGTCCACGGCTCCAGGAAATCCAGAGATCCGCCGGGGAGGCTCACGGAGACTTCGGCCCGGCGTCGCCCCGTGCCCGCGTGACGGCCTCCACCAGTTCAGGCAACAGGACGGCGGACGGCCCGCGAAGAG
This genomic stretch from Gemmatimonadota bacterium harbors:
- a CDS encoding VWA domain-containing protein, which codes for MSLPGGSLDFLEPWTPVLGGLALLLGVLAFRLYRRPEPEVSPPTALLLGSLRAASLVLIVLLLLAPVLSRETRREVPPGIVVLLDASASMSLPFPRAEEEGASPTPPPTRADRVAEALAGPIRDLRGMGRVELLRFGGEVVPADPDDLPAAVTPSLDRTDPAHALAELAGARRHALSAVVLVSDGVRTAGADPVEEAARLGVPVIAVGVGDRGGVADVSIAGVSASPVAYLDNRVPISARIRSTGGEAREMVVFLSEGEVVLDSVRVGIPEGGALTEVKLHYEPHREGLHRYRVWTPEQAAEISTENNEHPFAVRVLAEKIRVLLVAGRPGFDTTFLKRALEADVSLSVDTIILSLRELGGVWGGDAAAFPAEDRDLAQLDLVVLADVRRDDLSAREFRMLRRFVEERGGALALAGPPEAFDLKGTALVELLPVDTGPRLRAWEGQIFPRLTPSGATHPVTQLLPDPAGNERRWSGLPPIASAPVFDAVHPGGRVLVRGEVDGVARRELPLIVAGRTAGGRVLLLCGAPYWKWDLASWGLGRPGDSFRRLVSRGVRWLVARDDLRQVSVRPAKNLFDGAEEVVLEGRVFDDDFRPVAGADVRSTIRGPVGGAGSRSREVALVDQGNGRYHVSTTGLPPGDYVIESRARLGEVTLGTDEAEMTVTPFRLELVNPGPDPELLREVARASGGAFIPLTEASRIPSLVNVTPVVERTIRELPFRESPVLFAVLVGLLGLEWGIRKRRGLP
- a CDS encoding SxtJ family membrane protein translates to MIELNRQPSRRDLLWFGVILLVFFGVIGAVARFRFDAPTAGAAMWYAGGVVTAGYFAVDRLRVPIYLGWMRLFFPLGWTISHLVLVVLYFAIMMPIGLLMRIGRYDPLCRRKDPDAPSFWQKRKVAGDSSRYLRQF
- a CDS encoding DUF5989 family protein: MKPDQSAKARRFAEQAGGKPRGMLSEFWGLLRENKKWWLTPIILAAVLLGGFMILMATPLSPLIYTLF
- a CDS encoding HTH domain-containing protein, producing MNDKKLAEIIENADFKVLQRLVAKRRAAEEKRLNALLIQQRDLKFELKKLERQLDKAKDGRGPLSKARKSNARRLNDITLGDAIVKVMERRTKPMHYKELSRQLVERDLYRTRSQNLLSTVAVTLTRDGRFKKTEAGMYALKASARRR
- a CDS encoding CCA tRNA nucleotidyltransferase, producing MRDLLLGRPPHDVDIATSARPEEVSALFPDSREVGAAFGVVLVTHRGECVEVATFRSEGPYLDGRHPSSVHFTDEREDALRRDFTVNGLFLDPETDEVLDFVGGREDLEAGMLRAIGDPATRFREDHLRMLRAIRFAAQLGFAIDPETRAAIRDMAPRSERVAPERTRDELTRMLVGPAPGKALRLLHETGLLRVLLPEVAAMDGVEQPPEFHPEGDVLTHTLLLFEHMDSPSVELAFAALFHDIGKPPTMQHGPDRIRFPRHARVGSQMTDALCRRLRFSNASRETIVDLVDQHMKFADVRKMRESTLKRFLRTPGFRDHLELHRVDCLSSHRDMDHWEYIRDRLAELPVEDLRPAPLVTGNDLMDLGYDPGPDLGAELRKLEDLQLEGKIRTREDALERARKDLGGGD
- the dinB gene encoding DNA polymerase IV, producing the protein MTPLSPREEEILRLRIAHVDMDAFFASVEEKMRPPLSKVPLAVGGEPGSRGVVSTANYRARGFGVGSGMPLGRAMGLCPGLVRVPTDGAKYRHFSLAVLKILDRFTPWVEPASVDEAFLDFNGLERRWPDLREAARKIQECIATEVGVTASVGVGPGKMIAKIASGLNKPAGVTVLTRSGFRSLVGEMPVGKLWGVGEKTEAALHRMGIVRVKDLAAADPSLLADRLGEAGLWLGRSARGELEAEVVPYFEQVPEKSMGHEVTPAEDMADPAEVRGVLRSLSEKVSRRLRKKGRSGRTITLKIRFPDFKTITRNRTLDFPTDDGRKISGIAHNLWDSAGSLPVRLLGVSVSGLEEGSSGRQEELFENAQERESLLQAVDGIRDRWGERVIGFGGRR